From Oncorhynchus tshawytscha isolate Ot180627B linkage group LG11, Otsh_v2.0, whole genome shotgun sequence, the proteins below share one genomic window:
- the LOC112262349 gene encoding CD48 antigen codes for MKTLFLLHICWLEIITGIRGEPSVDQYGLKGDSICLAVAEPEILKGLKWKTGSDIIVDDKEISPKYKEKVDYNSVNHSLCIKNLLNTDSGMYIISAINQRDWTYSTTTYRLKVLDHVPKPVVDVTSLFNTNVGLCDVTVNCSVKDGWMLSVCGWGQCTLSQQLMSLSEVNIIISNGNGTIQCSSSNYVSTQTIYQPMVDCIGEKDAKASALSVRTIAANIVRSVIVCVGLAVTIMAITKIKGWISSKEDDSTQEFIIHSLKSLTPQ; via the exons ATGAAAACTCTGTTTCTGCTACACATCTGTTGGCTGGAAATCATCACAG GAATCAGAGGGGAACCTTCAGTGGACCAGTATGGGTTGAAGGGGGATTCAATATGTCTGGCTGTTGCAGAACCTGAGATTCTCAAGGGACTTAAATGGAAGACAGGCAGTGATATAATAGTTGATGATAAAGAGATTTCTCCTAAATACAAGGAAAAGGTGGATTATAACTCTGTGAACCATTCTCTGTGTATAAAGAATCTGttgaacacagacagtggaatgTACATAATAAGTGCAATTAACCAGAGAGACTGGACATATTCAACTACCACATACAGACTAAAGGTGCTGG ATCATGTTCCCAAACCAGTCGTGGATGTCACATCTCTCTTCAACACAAATGTGGGACTCTGTGACGTCACAGTGAACTGTTCAGTTAAAGATGGCTGGatgttgtctgtctgtggctGGGGACAGTGTACACTGTCACAACAGTTAATGTCTCTGTCTGAGGTCAACATCATCATCTCCAATGGGAACGGGACTATCCAATGCTCCAGCAGCAACTACGTCAGCACACAGACCATCTATCAACCCATGGTGGACT GTATTGGTGAGAAGGACGCCAAAGCTTCAGCATTATCAGTCAGGACCATTGCGGCCAATATTGTTCGATCAGTGATTGTCTGTGTTGGATTGGCAGTCACCATAATGGCCATTACCAAGATCAAGGGATGGATATCCTCAAAAGAAGATGACTCAACTCAG GAATTCATCATTCATTCATTGAAGTCGCTGACACCACAGTGA